In Fructilactobacillus cliffordii, a single genomic region encodes these proteins:
- a CDS encoding DUF896 domain-containing protein produces MAEDEKLKQLIPRINELAKKAKSDAGLTDAEKAEQEKLRKEYLKRFKSNFRTQLEMTQLYDKDGNEVTPEPVKEAQRKKNLRDD; encoded by the coding sequence ATGGCTGAAGATGAAAAATTAAAGCAGTTAATTCCGCGGATTAATGAATTGGCAAAAAAGGCTAAATCAGACGCGGGTTTAACTGATGCAGAAAAAGCGGAACAAGAAAAGTTACGTAAAGAATACCTCAAACGGTTTAAATCAAACTTTCGGACCCAACTTGAAATGACCCAGTTGTATGATAAAGATGGAAATGAAGTAACTCCCGAACCGGTCAAAGAGGCTCAACGCAAGAAGAATTTGCGTGACGATTAA
- a CDS encoding YneF family protein, producing MATWIWILLVILALVAGAAGGFFMARKYMEKYLKDNPPINEDQLRAMMLQMGQKPSKKKLNQMMIAMKRNAK from the coding sequence TTGGCAACTTGGATTTGGATTTTACTAGTAATTTTAGCGCTAGTGGCAGGAGCAGCTGGTGGATTTTTCATGGCCCGCAAGTATATGGAAAAATACTTAAAGGACAACCCACCGATTAACGAAGATCAGCTGCGAGCAATGATGTTACAAATGGGACAAAAACCATCAAAGAAAAAGCTGAATCAAATGATGATTGCAATGAAACGCAATGCTAAATAA
- a CDS encoding lysophospholipid acyltransferase family protein, with protein sequence MRRLFYSFAFSVIKWIIIIFNGKPDVQNRQRVPAGNYVLIAPHRTWFDMLFFGVVLLPKHFFFLAKKELFKNPILAWGLRKCNVEPVDRHNPGISVVKRPVKVLRKTDLSVLIFPSGTRHSTKLKGGAALIAKTAQVPMVPVVYQGPLTLKQVFLRKRAHINFGDPIYIEKSNRLNDEEQAAIETQMAAAFTKLDNEINPDYVYHDPKEKTTK encoded by the coding sequence ATGAGACGATTGTTTTATTCGTTTGCTTTTTCAGTAATCAAATGGATCATCATCATCTTCAACGGCAAACCGGACGTACAGAATCGGCAGAGAGTTCCGGCTGGTAACTATGTCTTAATTGCCCCGCACCGAACCTGGTTTGACATGCTCTTCTTTGGCGTCGTTCTCTTACCCAAACACTTCTTCTTTCTTGCTAAAAAGGAATTATTTAAAAATCCCATCTTAGCCTGGGGATTACGCAAGTGTAACGTGGAACCGGTTGATCGCCATAATCCCGGAATTTCGGTCGTTAAGCGCCCCGTTAAGGTCTTACGTAAGACTGATCTCTCCGTTTTGATTTTTCCTTCTGGGACGCGGCATTCAACCAAATTAAAGGGAGGCGCGGCTTTAATCGCTAAAACCGCCCAGGTTCCCATGGTCCCCGTGGTTTATCAAGGTCCCTTAACCTTAAAACAGGTCTTTTTACGCAAGCGGGCTCACATTAACTTTGGTGATCCCATTTATATCGAAAAATCCAACCGCTTGAATGACGAGGAACAAGCCGCCATCGAAACCCAAATGGCAGCCGCTTTTACCAAGCTCGATAACGAAATTAATCCGGATTACGTTTATCATGATCCTAAAGAAAAAACCACTAAATAG
- a CDS encoding tRNA1(Val) (adenine(37)-N6)-methyltransferase, whose amino-acid sequence MEQVQLRPDERIDQLYRNHIQIIQSDAVFSFSLDAVMLAHFANVKRSAKAQIVDLCAGNGAVGLFLSQKTHGQITEVEIQSRLCDMAERSVQLNQLEQQVRVVHADLNDSLHYFAKESVDAVTVNPPYFPVKVTSKKNPNPYLAIARHELKTNLTQVVTTASDLLKTGGKLFMVHRPDRLPEILAELQAHRLAPKEIQFVYPRANQDANMVLIAARKDGQASGLKVRPAIVVYAGETYTPFVQELLYGSK is encoded by the coding sequence ATGGAGCAAGTGCAACTACGACCAGACGAACGAATCGACCAATTATACCGAAATCACATCCAAATCATTCAAAGTGATGCGGTGTTTTCCTTTTCGTTAGATGCGGTCATGCTGGCTCATTTTGCAAACGTAAAGCGCAGTGCCAAAGCCCAAATTGTTGACTTGTGTGCTGGAAATGGAGCGGTGGGTTTGTTTTTAAGTCAAAAAACGCACGGTCAGATTACAGAGGTCGAGATTCAATCCCGGTTGTGTGACATGGCGGAGCGCAGTGTCCAGTTAAACCAGTTAGAGCAACAGGTGCGGGTGGTTCATGCCGACCTTAACGATAGCTTACATTACTTTGCCAAGGAATCGGTTGATGCGGTCACGGTTAATCCACCGTATTTTCCCGTGAAAGTAACCAGTAAAAAAAATCCGAATCCGTATCTAGCAATTGCGCGCCACGAGTTAAAGACCAATCTAACTCAGGTGGTTACAACGGCTAGTGATCTTTTGAAAACCGGCGGGAAACTGTTTATGGTTCACCGACCGGACCGGTTGCCAGAGATTCTAGCCGAATTACAAGCTCATCGGTTGGCTCCCAAAGAGATTCAGTTTGTTTATCCTCGGGCAAATCAGGATGCGAACATGGTTTTAATTGCAGCGCGTAAGGATGGGCAAGCCAGCGGTCTCAAGGTCAGGCCTGCCATCGTTGTTTATGCAGGAGAAACGTATACCCCCTTTGTGCAGGAACTTTTATATGGAAGCAAATAA
- a CDS encoding GIY-YIG nuclease family protein, which translates to MEANKLFYFYVLLCDDGSFYGGFTTDVSKRFQTHRSGKGAKYTKVHQPVCVLYSEAFTNKRAALQAEYRFKHQSRQQKERFLQAQGLTPRQWRLSSN; encoded by the coding sequence ATGGAAGCAAATAAATTATTTTATTTTTACGTTCTGTTATGTGATGATGGGTCTTTTTACGGTGGCTTTACCACTGACGTATCCAAACGATTTCAGACACATCGAAGCGGCAAGGGAGCTAAATATACCAAAGTGCATCAACCAGTGTGCGTTCTTTATTCAGAAGCCTTTACGAATAAACGGGCAGCATTACAAGCTGAATATCGCTTTAAGCATCAATCTCGTCAGCAAAAAGAACGGTTTTTACAAGCACAGGGACTGACGCCACGGCAATGGAGGTTGTCGAGCAATTAG
- the rpsB gene encoding 30S ribosomal protein S2: protein MAVVTMKQLLEAGVHFGHQTRRWNPKMAKYIFTERNGIYIIDLQKTVKLLGVAYNFMKDSAADDAVVLFVGTKKQAQDSVEEEAKRSGAFYVNHRWLGGTLTNWNTIQKRIKYLKDLKKMATDGTFERLPKKEASLLVKQTEKLERFLGGIEDMPKVPDVMFIVDPHKEQIALKEAQKLNIPVIAMVDNDPDGIDYVIPSNDDAIRAIRLITSTMADAIIEGRQGEDEVSEASFEQSDEEPASENEE from the coding sequence ATGGCTGTAGTAACAATGAAACAATTATTAGAAGCTGGGGTTCACTTCGGACACCAGACCCGTCGTTGGAATCCAAAGATGGCTAAGTACATCTTTACGGAACGGAACGGAATTTACATCATCGACTTACAAAAGACGGTGAAACTTCTGGGAGTTGCTTACAACTTCATGAAGGATTCTGCTGCTGATGACGCTGTAGTTCTGTTTGTAGGAACTAAGAAACAAGCACAAGATTCAGTTGAAGAAGAAGCTAAACGTTCTGGTGCTTTTTACGTTAACCACCGTTGGTTGGGGGGAACCTTAACTAACTGGAACACCATCCAAAAACGGATTAAGTACTTGAAAGACCTGAAGAAAATGGCTACTGACGGTACTTTTGAACGGTTGCCAAAGAAAGAAGCTTCATTATTAGTTAAGCAAACTGAAAAGTTGGAACGTTTCTTAGGCGGAATCGAAGACATGCCTAAGGTTCCGGATGTAATGTTCATCGTGGATCCTCACAAAGAGCAAATTGCTTTGAAAGAAGCACAAAAATTAAACATTCCAGTAATTGCAATGGTTGATAATGATCCAGACGGAATTGATTACGTAATTCCTTCTAACGATGATGCCATTCGGGCCATTCGTTTGATTACTTCGACGATGGCTGACGCTATCATTGAAGGTCGTCAAGGTGAAGATGAAGTTAGTGAAGCATCCTTCGAACAAAGTGATGAAGAACCAGCTTCTGAAAACGAAGAATAA
- the tsf gene encoding translation elongation factor Ts produces MMANITAKQVKELRDKTSAGMMDAKKALVEADGDEQKAIEILREKGVAKARKKSGNTAANGLTQVAIDGDKAAIVEVNSETDFVAANDDFKNLVDAIASVVALEQPEDVAAALQLSLGDDTVEDAIIHTSQITGEKITLRRFETMTKSGDQIFGKYLHNGGEIGVLVKLDGANETVAKDVAMHVAAENPEFLTQSDISAERLDHEKEELKKEALNEGKPENIVEKMVAGRLHKFLAGICLADQPFVKDQDQTVAQYVEGNGGKLAAFVRYQVGEGIEEATEAEDE; encoded by the coding sequence GTGATGGCTAATATTACTGCTAAACAAGTAAAAGAATTACGGGACAAAACTAGTGCCGGAATGATGGATGCCAAAAAGGCTTTAGTTGAAGCTGATGGTGACGAACAAAAAGCAATCGAAATCCTACGGGAAAAAGGGGTTGCTAAAGCACGTAAGAAGAGTGGAAACACTGCTGCAAACGGATTAACCCAAGTAGCAATTGATGGTGACAAAGCTGCCATCGTGGAAGTTAACTCTGAAACGGACTTTGTGGCTGCCAACGATGATTTCAAGAACTTAGTGGATGCCATTGCCAGTGTAGTTGCTTTAGAACAACCTGAAGACGTGGCTGCTGCTTTGCAGTTATCCCTTGGCGACGACACGGTCGAAGATGCCATTATTCACACGAGCCAAATTACTGGAGAAAAGATTACGTTACGTCGGTTTGAAACCATGACTAAGAGCGGCGACCAAATCTTTGGTAAGTACCTACACAATGGTGGAGAAATTGGTGTCCTAGTTAAACTGGATGGCGCTAATGAAACGGTTGCTAAAGACGTTGCCATGCACGTGGCTGCTGAAAACCCAGAATTCTTAACGCAATCTGACATTTCTGCAGAACGGTTAGATCACGAAAAGGAAGAATTGAAGAAAGAAGCCTTAAACGAAGGTAAACCAGAAAACATCGTCGAAAAGATGGTTGCTGGTCGTCTGCACAAATTCTTAGCTGGAATTTGTTTAGCTGACCAACCATTCGTTAAGGACCAAGACCAAACGGTTGCCCAATATGTGGAAGGCAATGGTGGTAAGTTAGCTGCCTTTGTTCGTTACCAAGTTGGTGAAGGAATTGAAGAAGCTACTGAAGCTGAAGACGAATAA
- the pyrH gene encoding UMP kinase, with protein MADVKYKRVVLKLSGEALAGAKGFGINPPVIKKIADEIRDVYNQGIQIAIVVGGGNMWRGEAGAEMGMERAQADYIGMLSTIMNGLALQDNLESAGVPTRLQTSIEMRQIAEPYIRRKAVRHLEKGRIVIFSGGTGNPYFSTDTTAVLRAAEIDADAILMAKNGVDGIYSADPNTDPDAKKFTKLTQMDILNKGLHVMDSTASSLSMDNNIPLVVFNLNEPGNIKKVIEGQNIGTIVEGK; from the coding sequence ATGGCTGACGTAAAATACAAGCGGGTTGTTTTAAAACTTAGTGGGGAAGCCCTGGCTGGTGCCAAGGGTTTTGGAATCAATCCGCCCGTAATTAAAAAAATTGCCGATGAAATTCGTGACGTTTACAATCAAGGGATTCAAATTGCGATTGTCGTTGGTGGTGGAAACATGTGGCGTGGAGAAGCCGGTGCCGAAATGGGAATGGAACGTGCTCAAGCCGATTACATCGGAATGTTATCCACGATTATGAATGGATTAGCATTGCAAGATAACCTAGAATCAGCGGGAGTTCCCACCCGATTACAAACTTCGATTGAAATGCGCCAAATTGCAGAGCCATACATTCGACGTAAAGCCGTGCGGCACCTGGAAAAAGGACGAATCGTTATCTTTTCTGGAGGGACCGGTAATCCATACTTCTCAACGGATACGACGGCTGTTCTTCGAGCTGCTGAAATTGATGCTGATGCCATTTTGATGGCTAAAAATGGAGTGGACGGAATTTACTCGGCGGATCCAAACACTGATCCAGATGCCAAGAAGTTCACCAAGCTAACTCAAATGGATATCCTGAACAAAGGCTTACACGTAATGGATTCAACTGCTAGTTCTTTATCAATGGATAATAACATCCCACTGGTGGTCTTTAACCTGAATGAACCAGGGAACATTAAAAAAGTCATTGAAGGCCAAAATATTGGAACGATTGTGGAGGGGAAATAA
- the frr gene encoding ribosome recycling factor — translation MNTKELTQETKRKMDRAQSVLENDLGQMRAGRANASILKPVVVDYYGAQTPLAQVASISIPEPRMLMISPYDKTALENIEKGILEADLGLNPMNDGDNIRIQIPQLTNERRQEIAKKAKATGEQSKVAIRNVRREAMDAIKQANKDDEVNDDEAHQLEDQIQKLTDSAIKGIDQIVKDKQASIMND, via the coding sequence ATGAATACCAAAGAATTGACTCAAGAAACAAAACGCAAAATGGATCGCGCTCAGTCGGTCTTGGAAAATGACCTAGGGCAAATGCGGGCTGGCCGTGCTAACGCTAGCATCTTAAAACCAGTGGTGGTTGATTACTATGGTGCGCAAACTCCATTGGCTCAAGTGGCTTCGATTTCAATTCCAGAACCACGGATGCTGATGATTTCTCCGTATGATAAAACCGCGTTAGAAAACATTGAAAAGGGAATTTTAGAAGCTGATTTGGGATTAAATCCGATGAATGATGGAGACAACATTCGGATTCAAATTCCACAATTAACGAACGAACGGCGCCAAGAAATTGCGAAAAAAGCCAAGGCGACTGGAGAACAAAGCAAGGTTGCAATTCGAAACGTTCGTCGCGAAGCAATGGATGCCATCAAACAAGCTAACAAAGATGATGAAGTTAATGATGACGAAGCGCACCAGTTAGAAGATCAAATTCAAAAACTGACGGATAGTGCCATTAAAGGAATTGATCAAATCGTGAAGGATAAGCAAGCATCCATCATGAACGATTAA
- a CDS encoding isoprenyl transferase: MEITELERKRVPKHVAIIMDGNGRWAQRRHLPRIAGHKRGMDVVEDITIAASDLGVQVLTLYAFSTENWKRPETEVNYLMSLPTRFFNKFVPKLIANNVRVKTIGDNEQLPAETQKAVRKAQLDTQACDGMILNFALNYGSRTEITEAVQEIATEVHDGQIAPEEITEQTVQNHLKTNFLGELADPDLLIRTSGEERISNFLLWQLAYSELAFTSKLWPDFTPADFEAELLDFQQRNRRFGGLKNK; the protein is encoded by the coding sequence ATGGAAATTACGGAATTAGAGCGAAAACGGGTCCCGAAACACGTTGCTATTATTATGGATGGTAACGGTCGGTGGGCCCAGCGACGGCATCTTCCCCGAATTGCTGGGCATAAGCGGGGCATGGATGTGGTTGAAGACATCACGATTGCCGCTAGTGACCTTGGGGTGCAGGTGTTAACGCTCTATGCCTTTTCAACGGAAAATTGGAAACGGCCCGAAACCGAGGTTAATTACTTGATGAGCTTGCCCACCCGTTTTTTTAATAAATTTGTCCCTAAACTAATTGCTAATAACGTCCGGGTCAAAACCATTGGTGACAACGAGCAATTGCCGGCAGAAACGCAAAAAGCGGTCCGAAAAGCGCAGTTAGATACTCAGGCCTGTGATGGGATGATTTTAAATTTTGCGTTGAACTATGGTTCGCGGACTGAGATTACGGAAGCCGTGCAGGAAATCGCGACAGAAGTGCATGATGGTCAAATTGCTCCCGAAGAAATTACTGAGCAAACGGTTCAAAATCACTTGAAAACCAACTTTTTAGGCGAGCTGGCTGATCCAGATTTATTGATTCGGACCAGTGGCGAAGAACGCATCTCTAACTTTTTACTGTGGCAATTAGCTTATAGTGAACTCGCTTTTACGTCCAAACTCTGGCCCGATTTTACGCCCGCTGATTTTGAAGCGGAGTTGCTGGATTTTCAACAACGAAACCGCCGCTTTGGCGGTCTGAAAAATAAGTAG
- a CDS encoding phosphatidate cytidylyltransferase, whose protein sequence is MKQRIITAVVALAIFIPIILMGGWLVELAAVALALVAMAEVFIMKKQIIISVEALIAFVGVAALVLPSLITGWLPANVSPNFAFYILVLLLLLCTVFFNKSFNFDDAGVYTLAMLYIGFGFHYFVMARHDGLVVLFYALLIVWCTDTGAYFIGKYMGKHKLAPHVSPNKTWEGSVGGVLVATIVCTVYVMFFPVSHASLMTMILLTVILSIAGQLGDLVESALKRYYGVKDSGKILPGHGGILDRFDSLLFVLPLLHLLGIV, encoded by the coding sequence ATGAAGCAGAGAATTATTACCGCAGTGGTGGCCCTGGCCATTTTTATTCCCATCATTTTAATGGGTGGTTGGCTAGTCGAACTAGCAGCCGTGGCATTAGCACTGGTTGCCATGGCAGAAGTGTTTATCATGAAAAAGCAAATCATTATTTCCGTGGAAGCCTTGATTGCTTTTGTAGGGGTGGCAGCCTTGGTCTTGCCTAGTTTAATTACGGGCTGGCTTCCTGCTAACGTTAGTCCCAATTTTGCTTTTTACATTTTAGTTTTATTGCTACTTTTGTGTACTGTGTTTTTCAACAAGAGTTTTAATTTTGATGATGCGGGTGTGTATACACTAGCGATGCTCTACATCGGGTTTGGCTTTCACTACTTTGTGATGGCACGTCACGATGGGTTAGTCGTTCTGTTTTATGCCCTGCTAATCGTTTGGTGTACTGATACGGGTGCTTATTTCATCGGTAAGTACATGGGAAAGCACAAGTTGGCACCGCACGTTTCTCCTAACAAAACCTGGGAAGGTTCTGTCGGGGGCGTGCTTGTGGCAACGATAGTTTGTACCGTTTACGTGATGTTCTTCCCGGTTAGTCATGCGAGTTTAATGACCATGATTTTATTGACTGTTATTTTATCCATCGCGGGTCAATTAGGAGACTTAGTTGAATCTGCTTTGAAGCGGTACTATGGAGTGAAAGACTCTGGAAAGATTCTTCCCGGTCACGGTGGGATTTTAGATCGTTTTGATAGTTTGTTGTTTGTGCTGCCGTTGCTCCATCTGTTAGGAATTGTGTAA
- the rseP gene encoding RIP metalloprotease RseP, translating to MITTIISFIIVFGILVFVHEFGHFIVAKRAGIMVREFSIGMGPKLFFYRKNHTTYTIRLLPLGGYVRLAGSADDEDDQIKPGVTVKLQLNQQPQVIKIDLSQKSNVFQGIPVQVTKADLVHDLFIEGYENGDESELKRFPVNHDAILVNPEGIELQIAPADVQFQNAPVGKKLLVNAAGIFNNVLLAIVAFTLLAFLQGGVASNSNQIQISKNQPSVAKQAGIKSGDRIVAVDGQQTKDFNSVATQISKRPKQRVTLTVVEQGKRRNITLTTEAQTVQKKRVGMIGVTKSVNPSLTAKLTAGFTQTWSSTKMLGSALWRMVSGHFSLNDLGGPVAIYASTSQATAYGLVGVVSLLAWLSINLAVINLIPIPALDGGKILLNLIELVRRKTLSEKVETGITLVGFAFLAVLMILVTWNDIMRYFIR from the coding sequence TTGATAACCACAATTATTAGTTTTATCATTGTTTTTGGAATTCTCGTGTTTGTCCACGAATTTGGGCACTTTATCGTGGCAAAACGCGCAGGGATTATGGTACGAGAATTTTCGATTGGAATGGGACCTAAGCTCTTTTTTTATCGGAAAAATCATACGACCTACACGATTCGGTTACTCCCGCTTGGTGGGTACGTTCGCCTAGCCGGAAGTGCTGATGATGAAGATGATCAAATTAAGCCGGGGGTAACCGTTAAATTACAGTTAAACCAGCAACCGCAAGTAATAAAAATTGATTTGAGTCAGAAAAGTAATGTGTTTCAGGGTATTCCCGTTCAAGTTACTAAAGCTGATCTAGTGCATGACTTGTTCATTGAAGGATACGAAAATGGCGATGAAAGTGAACTCAAACGCTTTCCTGTTAATCACGATGCTATTTTAGTTAATCCAGAGGGAATCGAGTTGCAAATTGCACCGGCTGACGTTCAATTTCAAAATGCACCGGTAGGGAAAAAATTGCTGGTAAACGCCGCTGGAATTTTTAATAACGTGTTGCTAGCGATTGTAGCGTTTACGTTGTTAGCCTTCCTACAGGGTGGGGTAGCCAGTAATTCCAACCAAATCCAAATTTCTAAAAATCAACCGAGTGTTGCTAAACAAGCTGGAATTAAAAGTGGAGATCGGATTGTCGCCGTTGATGGACAGCAGACCAAAGATTTCAATTCCGTGGCGACCCAGATTAGTAAACGACCGAAGCAACGGGTGACGCTGACGGTGGTTGAGCAAGGAAAGCGCCGCAACATTACCCTTACCACTGAAGCCCAAACCGTTCAAAAGAAACGAGTAGGAATGATTGGGGTAACAAAGTCTGTGAACCCGAGTTTAACGGCAAAATTGACCGCTGGTTTTACCCAAACCTGGTCTAGTACCAAAATGTTAGGCTCAGCTTTATGGCGGATGGTTTCGGGACACTTCTCGTTAAATGATCTAGGGGGACCCGTAGCAATCTACGCAAGTACCTCGCAAGCAACTGCTTATGGATTAGTGGGAGTGGTCTCATTACTAGCTTGGTTATCGATTAACTTGGCTGTGATTAACTTAATCCCCATCCCGGCCCTCGATGGTGGTAAAATCTTGTTAAATCTAATTGAATTAGTTCGGAGAAAAACGCTATCTGAAAAAGTTGAAACGGGGATTACCTTGGTTGGTTTTGCCTTCTTAGCCGTTTTGATGATTTTGGTAACTTGGAATGATATAATGCGGTACTTTATTCGTTAA
- a CDS encoding proline--tRNA ligase, with protein sequence MKQSRMLIPTQKQDPTGAEALSHRMLLRAGYIQQVSAGTYAYLPLAYRVLEKIERIIKRAMDDSGACEMLVPEIIPAQFWQDSGRYDTYGDELFKLKNRHDTEFILGPTHEETFTELIKSSVKSYKKLPLNLYQIQSKFRDEDRPRYGLLRSREFLMLDSYSFSANEADLDQIYKEMRGAFEAIFNQIGLSYRGIIGDSGSMGGSDSMEFSAPAAVGEDTIVYSNDSEYAANLEMATNMFVPQKSHAEAQPLELVDTSDVKTIDQVTEFFDVHPDQVVKSLLYLADEQPVIVLTRGDQVANEAKLKHVLGADTLELATPAQAAELLDVQPGAVGPFDLSAETRVIADEYVQPMVNAIVGANQTGKHYQGFNPTRDLPDLEYADVRTVKEGDISPDGSGELQFTKGIEIGHIFKLGTRYSKVLGADILDENGRQQPIIMGCYGIGVSRLLSAVAEQQADENGLVWPTAIAPFDVHVIPTNVKKEEQAELATQITTSLEEAGFEVLVDDRKERAGVKFADSDLIGVPIRVTIGKKADEGIVEVKIRKTGETVETKVDDLQNTIKILAKEI encoded by the coding sequence ATGAAACAATCAAGAATGTTAATTCCGACCCAGAAACAGGATCCTACGGGGGCCGAGGCCCTGAGTCACAGGATGTTACTGCGGGCTGGTTATATTCAACAAGTATCAGCCGGAACGTATGCGTACTTACCGTTGGCTTATCGGGTGCTTGAAAAAATTGAACGGATTATTAAACGAGCAATGGATGACTCTGGAGCCTGTGAAATGCTGGTTCCAGAAATCATTCCTGCTCAATTCTGGCAGGATTCCGGCCGTTACGATACCTATGGTGATGAATTGTTTAAGCTCAAAAACCGCCACGACACGGAATTTATTTTAGGACCAACACACGAAGAAACCTTTACGGAATTGATTAAGAGCTCAGTCAAGTCCTACAAAAAGTTACCGTTAAACTTGTATCAAATTCAAAGCAAGTTTCGTGATGAAGACCGACCCCGGTATGGATTACTCCGGAGTCGGGAATTCTTGATGCTCGATTCTTATTCTTTCTCCGCTAACGAAGCGGATTTAGATCAAATTTATAAAGAAATGCGCGGGGCGTTTGAAGCCATCTTTAACCAAATCGGACTGTCCTACCGAGGCATCATTGGGGATAGTGGCAGCATGGGTGGCTCTGATTCAATGGAATTTTCTGCTCCGGCAGCCGTGGGGGAAGATACGATTGTTTATTCCAATGATAGTGAATACGCTGCTAACTTGGAAATGGCCACGAACATGTTTGTCCCCCAGAAATCACATGCAGAAGCCCAGCCATTGGAACTGGTTGATACTTCAGATGTCAAAACGATTGACCAGGTAACTGAATTCTTTGACGTTCACCCTGATCAAGTGGTCAAGAGTTTGCTGTACCTCGCTGATGAACAACCAGTGATTGTGTTAACGCGTGGCGATCAGGTTGCCAACGAAGCTAAGTTAAAACACGTTTTAGGCGCTGATACGTTAGAATTAGCCACACCCGCTCAGGCGGCAGAATTATTAGACGTCCAACCGGGTGCGGTGGGTCCTTTTGATTTGTCGGCTGAAACGAGGGTCATCGCGGATGAATACGTCCAACCCATGGTGAATGCCATTGTGGGTGCTAACCAAACTGGCAAGCATTATCAAGGCTTTAACCCGACAAGAGATTTACCTGATTTAGAGTATGCGGATGTCCGTACGGTTAAAGAGGGAGACATTTCGCCCGATGGGAGTGGTGAACTCCAGTTTACCAAGGGAATTGAAATTGGCCATATCTTTAAACTGGGGACCCGGTATTCAAAGGTGCTGGGGGCTGATATTCTTGATGAAAACGGCCGGCAACAACCAATTATCATGGGTTGTTACGGGATTGGAGTTAGCCGTTTACTATCTGCCGTAGCTGAACAGCAGGCTGACGAAAACGGGCTGGTCTGGCCAACGGCAATTGCTCCGTTTGATGTGCATGTGATTCCCACGAACGTTAAAAAGGAAGAACAGGCAGAATTAGCCACGCAAATCACGACTAGCTTAGAAGAAGCTGGCTTCGAAGTGCTAGTTGATGATCGCAAAGAACGGGCCGGGGTTAAATTTGCTGATTCCGACTTAATCGGAGTTCCGATTCGGGTCACTATCGGAAAAAAAGCCGATGAGGGAATCGTGGAAGTTAAAATCAGAAAAACCGGCGAAACGGTTGAAACTAAGGTTGATGATTTACAAAACACGATTAAAATTTTAGCAAAAGAGATTTAG